Proteins found in one Plasmodium malariae genome assembly, chromosome: 13 genomic segment:
- the WDR65 gene encoding WD repeat-containing protein 65, putative, with protein sequence MYTFEKKEETYLTKAIYAYGINKNIYNPFYLLDENLIFYCVGTNGVVHSLLERNQRFLLSEESSYGIICLGISNDKKLLALGEKSINKPFISIFSNDYKLVKRLTLEISDNESDIMNICFSSKNKYIYCITNGSTKSLLLCYDWIQEKLIFSKIFPPSLFRKNCEICLNAQNSAYIALLSINNLNLANEDTNKSQFIKDKGVEDLSSNNIIGIGRYDGSDLTSSSNVNKNDSTKNEDKNEINSVNRLAGSINFSPVYGVSGREVLLYHNVERNLVEIKIRNKKLEKIDNYYTNCCWLNDGTLLLVNRNNYLIFYDVKKEKLKIFNKHISNDDIVNVTYLTKGFLLFDYRFIYVYEKSNDLSTHLSYSLKYYINFNYGLLFSSYFVLSSCEKFLYFLGQDGKLKRFDITRSKIVPEYSKNVNYESLRDGTSTKDSLQSGNNKDQRIKRTDDYKQPLDIKQFEPLNESLTNQNRKAGEGGKSTDYVSSSSEGKKHRHKQEKEKEKEEVDERDHQDNQDDQEQQYDADHLYNQHGQKNNAYNLMGNNSTDDITKDDDKNIETVLENISSAKINDFDVCLLQPLIIICYDDNVIKIINYKKKEEVMSNSFNNEPLHLSIHCSGHLLLVAFTDKLRVFHILYNKLKVKKEFFLKNCSCCKFSNGGNFMAVSKISTLYIYKTYTYDLLYVLKSHVNYITDIIWSFNDFSIFSIGKDGYMFEYSLYNNGNKNIEIMQKEKKFLSLDLEFLNDKDKKKEINEKNNLDQMKYDNENKSFNNNLRSNEIKNIYVSCDDYTIKQFCGTKMECVIESEHVINKILLYKNKFLIATFHNGFFCRIRFYKLPLCGIYLEIPCHISNCVNLKLDVSRELLFSCSKDGSIYIFSIEKVDNYFLETNNMTTTNYVVACADGESGIYRHKSDDYGRSDDLEEMHDRNNNRAVMYNSNNDSSNSRCYCKNDTAKVYSDVLKTRNDLGVNVNLEERKSTHNSEFTMREKKLSLSDLNNDSNTNKSNNNNNNNNNILGSNNNNSNNNILGSNNNTLSEKRKMRTSFLLYDLNSKSNYMLNEDEKENEDILIDFYYVQKKNKEFLELQKKITNVKDQMELEMKNKESIYKNEIKKLKKEKNTEINNLMKINKNIIKEKEKIENACRESLYELEEKHTYFVNQLNSQFYLTNKICEEKYLKIEEEFNLYKKNSINEILDLKNEHDMKINEMRKDTNEQIQKKDDYIKNFELKYENLQKEKDEYIKRIEEDVDEEIVIITKKYEEELDKLKKDKYDLLGKFKFYEYIENELKENIQVEKEKFIKNNITAKRLQENIDNLKVDINSLKDNILGKEKEIESKNNEIANLNKKNEELEKLKIVLTQKIKDLESNLSPKDSEIKIMREKIDEMAECFENNHKKTVNLQIEINEYKMKIKSLQGDLLSYNKTIGNYEKILKNLQEHIKECYLHLHDKKIFNSSFLNLYNKFHKVNDVKNYDTKNVFSEYIRQKEYLENMIQVLKDKLDKETEAFRTEKIKMMNENSLLLKEINDLKMDLNFLKSECHDVKLKNRKMEFLRKFNKKKETGKSTTNAVAKGET encoded by the exons ATGTATACCTTTGAAAAGAAGGAAGAAACGTACTTAACTAAGgctatatatgcatacggcataaataaaaacatatataaccctttttatttactagatgagaatttgattttttattgcGTAGGAACAAATGGAGTTGTGCATTCTCTTCTAGAAAGGAATCAAAGGTTTTTGCTAAGTGAGGAAAGCAGTTATGGCATCATATGTTTAGGTATTAGTAATGATAAGAAATTACTAGCGTTAGGAGAAAAATCGATAAATAAACcatttatatctattttttctaatgaTTATAAACTAGTTAAAAGGTTGACTTTAGAGATATCTGATAATGAAAGtgatattatgaatatatgtttttcatcaaaaaataaatatatatattgtataacTAATGGAAGTACAAAaagtttattattatgttatgaCTGGATTcaggaaaaattaatttttagcAAAATTTTTCCACCCTCTCTTTTTCGTAAAAATTGTGAAATTTGCTTGAATGCACAAAATTCTGCGTATATTGCTTTGCTatcaataaataatttgaatttaGCTAATGAGGATACTAATAAGAGTCAGTTTATTAAGGACAAAGGTGTAGAAGATCtgagtagtaataatatcataGGTATAGGAAGATACGATGGGTCTGACCTCACATCAAGTAGTAATGTGAACAAAAACGACAGCACTAAAAATGaggataaaaatgaaataaatagtGTTAACAGGTTAGCTGGTAGTATTAATTTCTCTCCTGTGTATGGTGTATCAGGAAGAGAAGTTCTACTTTACCATAATGTTGAACGAAACTTggtggaaataaaaataagaaataaaaagctTGAAAAGATTGATAACTATTATACTAATTGTTGTTGGTTGAATGATGGGACTTTATTACTAGTTAATAGGaacaattatttaatattttatgatgttaaaaaagaaaaattaaaaattttcaataaacATATAAGTAATGATGATATAGTAAACGTAACATATTTGACAAAAGGTTTTCTATTATTTGATTATAGATTTATATACGTTTATGAAAAGTCTAATGATTTAAGTACACATTTAAGTTactcattaaaatattatatcaatTTCAATTATGGTTTATTATTTAGTAGTTACTTTGTACTTTCATCAtgtgaaaaatttttatattttttgggTCAAGatggaaaattaaaaaggttTGATATAACAAGGAGTAAAATTGTACCAGAATATTCGAAGAACGTAAATTATGAGAGTCTTAGAGATGGTACATCAACAAAGGATAGCCTACAAAgtggtaataataaagatCAGAGAATAAAGCGCACCGATGATTACAAACAACCCCTTGATATTAAGCAGTTTGAGCCGTTAAATGAATCTCTAACGAACCAAAATAGAAAGGCGGGTGAAGGAGGTAAATCTACCGATTATGTAAGTAGCAGTAGTGAAGGGAAGAAGCATCGGCACAAGCAGGAGAAGGAGAAAGAGAAAGAGGAGGTGGACGAACGGGACCATCAGGACAACCAAGACGACCAAGAACAGCAATATGATGCAGATCATCTGTATAACCAACACGGCCAAAAGAACAACGCTTACAATCTCATGGGGAATAACTCTACAGATGATATCACGAAGGAcgatgataaaaatatagaaactGTGTTGGAAAACATCAGTTCTGCTAAAATCAACGATTTTGATGTTTGTCTACTGCAACCgctaattattatttgttacgatgataatgtaataaaaataattaattataaaaagaaggaaGAAGTTATGTcgaattcttttaataatgaaCCATTGCATTTGTCTATACATTGCTCTGGTCATCTTTTATTAGTTGCATTTACAGATAAGTTGAGGGTAttccatattttatataataaactaaaagtgaaaaaagaattttttttaaaaaattgttcgTGTTGTAAATTTTCAAATGGGGGTAACTTCATGGCTGTGTCAAAGATTTcgacattatatatttacaaaacttatacatatgatttgttatatgtattaaaatcTCATGTGAATTATATTACCGACATTATATGGAGCTTTAATgacttttccattttttcaatAGGAAAAGATGGATACATGTTTGAGTATTCTCTTTATAATAATGGCAATAAGAATATTGAAATAAtgcaaaaggaaaaaaagtttttaagTTTAGATTTAGAATTTCTAAACGATAAggataaaaagaaagaaattaatgaaaaaaataatttagatCAAATGAAATATGATAATGAGAATAAAAGTTTTAACAATAATCTAAGAtctaatgaaataaaaaatatatatgtttcttGTGATGATTATACTATTAAACAATTTTGTGGTACAAAAATGGAGTGCGTTATAGAATCTGAACatgtaattaataaaatattactttataaaaataaatttctaaTTGCTACTTTTCATAATGGCTTTTTTTGTAGAATTAGATTTTACAAATTACCTTTATGtggtatatatttagaaatcCCTTGTCATATTTCGAATTGTGTGAATTTAAAGTTAGATGTGAGTAGAGAGTTATTATTTAGTTGTTCTAAAGATggttctatatatatattttctatagaAAAAGTGGACAATTACTTTTTAGAAACTAATAATATGACAACCACCAATTATGTGGTGGCCTGTGCTGATGGTGAGAGTGGAATCTACAGGCATAAGAGCGATGATTATGGCAGGAGCGACGACCTAGAAGAAATGCATGATAGGAATAATAACAGAGCTGTAATGTATAACAGCAATAATGacagtagtaatagtagatgttattgtaaaaatgataCAGCGAAAGTTTACAGTGATGTTTTGAAGACAAGGAATGATCTAGGAGTTAATGTAAATTTAGAGGAACGGAAAAGTACGCATAATAGTGAATTTACGATGAGGGAGAAGAAGCTAAGTTTGTCAGACCTAAACAATGATAGTAATACTAACAAgagtaacaataacaataacaataacaataacattCTCGGAagcaataacaataacagtaacaataacaTTCTCGGAAGCAATAACAACACATTAAgtgaaaagagaaaaatgagAACTAGCTTTTTATTATACGACTTGAACAGTAAATCTAACTATATGTTAAATGaagatgaaaaagaaaacgaagatattttaattgatttttattatgttcaaaaaaaaaacaaagagtTTTTAGAATTGCAGAAAAAGATTACAAATGTAAAAGACCAAATGGAAttagaaatgaaaaataaggaatctatttacaaaaatgaaataaagaaattaaaaaaggagaaaaatacagagataaataatttaatgaaaattaataaaaacataataaaagagaaggaaaaaattgaaaatgcATGTAGAGAGTCGCTTTACGAACTGGAAGAAAAGCATACCTATTTTGTCAACCAGCTAAATTCGCAATTCTACTtaactaataaaatatgtgaaGAGAAGTATTTGAAAATAGAAGAAGAATTTAacctatataaaaaaaattccataaatgaaattttggacttaaaaaatgaacatgacatgaaaattaatgaaatgaGGAAGGatacaaatgaacaaatacagaaaaaagatgattatataaaaaactttgaattaaaatatgaaaacttGCAGAAGGAAAAAGACGAATATATAAAACGGATAGAAGAAGATGTCGATGAAGAAAtcgtaataataacaaagaAATACGAGGAAGAATTAGATAAACtgaaaaaggataaatatgACTTATTAGGGAAATTTAAGTTTTACGAATATATAGAAAACGAGCTTAAGGAAAATATTCAAgttgaaaaggaaaagttcataaaaaataatatcacTGCTAAGAGACTGCAGGAG AATATTGACAACCTGAAAGTTGACATAAACAGCCTAAAGGACAACATAttgggaaaagaaaaagaaattgaaTCTAAGAATAACGAGATAGCtaatttgaataaaaaaaatgaagaattgGAGAAACTGAAAATTGTGCTTACTCAGAAAATAAAGGATTTGGAATCAAATTTATCTCCAAAAGATtctgaaataaaaataatgaggGAAAAAATCGATGAAATGGCTGAatgttttgaaaataatCACAAGAAGACTGTAAATTTGCAAATTgaaattaatgaatataaaatgaaaattaaatcaTTACAAGGGGATTTACTAAGTTATAATAAAACTATAGGGAATTACgaaaaaattcttaaaaatttacaagaACATATAAAGGAATGTTATTTACATCtacatgataaaaaaatattcaattcttcctttttgaatttatataacaaatttcATAAAGTTAATGATGTTAAGAATTATGatacaaaaaatgttttttctgaatatattaggcaaaaagaatatttagaaaatatgatACAAGTACTAAAAGATAAGCTAGATAAAGAGACCGAAGCTTTTagaacagaaaaaataaaaatgatgaacGAAAATTCATTACTACTTAAAGAAATTAATGACTTGAAAATGGAtttaaatttcttaaaatcaGAATGCCAtgatgtaaaattaaaaaatagaaaaatggaatttttaagaaaatttaacaaaaagaaagaaaCGGGGAAAAGTACCACAAATGCGGTTGCCAAAGGAGAAACATAA